The following are encoded in a window of Sutcliffiella horikoshii genomic DNA:
- a CDS encoding 3-hydroxyacyl-CoA dehydrogenase, translating into MNIQNCVALVTGGASGLGEATVRNIVSKGGKAIVADLSEERGKILKEELGDSILFVKSNVTKEEDVCNALDIGIQTFGYINTVVNCAGIGVAQKVLNRKGPHSLDDFSKVISINLIGSFNVIRLAAERMKGNEPNEEGGRGVVVNTASVAAFDGQIGQAAYSASKGGIVGMTLPIAREFASFGVRVMTIAPGLFHTPMFDSLPAEARDSLGKMVPFPSRLGYPEEYAQLVQSIIENPMLNGDTIRLDGAIRMQPK; encoded by the coding sequence TTGAATATTCAAAACTGTGTAGCCCTAGTAACAGGTGGAGCGTCTGGACTTGGTGAGGCAACCGTTAGAAATATAGTTTCTAAAGGGGGGAAGGCAATAGTTGCAGATCTTTCAGAAGAAAGAGGTAAAATCCTGAAAGAAGAGCTAGGGGATTCCATTCTATTTGTAAAATCAAATGTTACAAAGGAAGAAGATGTTTGTAACGCTTTAGATATTGGCATACAAACATTTGGGTACATAAATACAGTGGTGAATTGTGCTGGAATTGGAGTGGCACAAAAAGTATTAAACCGAAAAGGGCCACATTCGCTTGACGACTTTTCCAAAGTTATCTCTATTAACCTTATAGGTTCATTTAATGTGATCCGTTTGGCTGCTGAGCGTATGAAGGGAAATGAACCAAACGAAGAGGGGGGACGCGGTGTTGTCGTAAACACGGCATCTGTTGCAGCCTTTGATGGCCAAATTGGCCAGGCAGCCTATTCTGCTTCAAAAGGCGGGATAGTCGGCATGACCTTGCCTATTGCCAGGGAATTCGCATCATTCGGAGTCCGAGTTATGACCATTGCACCCGGGCTCTTTCATACTCCAATGTTTGATTCCTTACCAGCTGAAGCAAGGGATTCTCTTGGAAAGATGGTACCATTTCCCTCCCGGCTTGGGTACCCGGAAGAGTATGCCCAACTTGTCCAAAGCATCATAGAAAATCCAATGTTAAATGGGGATACCATAAGGCTGGATGGAGCAATTAGGATGCAGCCGAAATAA
- a CDS encoding DUF6792 domain-containing protein has product MANSEILHSKLIKARVAELEYKQLTVENIRRIYIEETGKEPPGSITIYHSDELPKHVKDYDSGFDGTVIHFMDLEAGINQSYTITRGSEMGENNGNGPPSDWLYNTFGIFGGKAQNQLQDARHFEKHVSNEINSAADKEVNNIIRQGKHIDPETLTKYGIGHSLGGNLIQTIQILDQPFENVLAINDAPPSIYQLAGLDLKFRHAIFSKFNIRNRRLDDIYEINPNKLKGFAEEYYHAQGQSIHHLTIKEEILYSVIGFRGFLDLGSREVLTTYPQTDGIAKYMNRVSDENLYIIQQFVAKHAPAYEKSGFDGLNRSMFGIDQKFFTLIDDIKQDWKKIFEPPKWKRGAVPMTIGVIGFGSFTVDMPFAYPVKEFPSDFFSNQQEFISRALEIKAKLQDLTEVLPSLLALVGEISEDLLKIIQVHVEEMLGSIQRMIEAIGSAALDVGKNLVKGSFTNNLSQHENILTVIDLAVTIEQEGSNIQNSYQAIIDDTNDFVGEFGDAAHAHGMEHVVNSLNQVEGRRYEGSDLIRYKNATDGRTIEVNLSSAVRIYQLGLDKCMEKEEALTSWRRLYYTEYVDDLEFRKQRVMNAIHQMEANPRNYSHLLPVSSSDVKVTKINVHEFIRPLDPMFQDSFEGMYHYLREEIEKAKAMISRVRKSIEELYEEDQSISKLFELR; this is encoded by the coding sequence ATGGCAAATTCCGAAATACTTCATTCAAAACTAATAAAAGCAAGAGTAGCTGAATTAGAATATAAGCAACTAACCGTCGAAAATATTAGAAGAATATATATTGAAGAAACAGGAAAAGAACCACCTGGTAGCATTACAATATATCACTCAGATGAACTTCCTAAACATGTAAAGGATTATGATTCTGGATTTGATGGTACTGTAATCCATTTTATGGATTTAGAAGCAGGCATTAACCAATCTTATACAATCACTAGAGGAAGTGAGATGGGAGAAAATAATGGAAACGGTCCACCAAGCGATTGGTTATATAATACATTTGGCATATTTGGTGGAAAAGCACAAAATCAATTACAAGACGCTAGACACTTTGAAAAACATGTAAGTAATGAAATAAATAGTGCAGCAGATAAAGAAGTTAACAATATTATTAGACAAGGAAAACACATTGATCCTGAAACTTTGACTAAATATGGGATTGGGCACTCTTTAGGTGGGAATCTTATTCAAACTATACAAATATTAGATCAGCCGTTTGAAAATGTTTTAGCAATTAACGATGCTCCCCCTAGCATATATCAACTAGCAGGGCTAGACTTGAAATTTCGACATGCTATATTCAGTAAATTTAATATACGAAATAGAAGATTAGATGACATCTACGAAATAAATCCTAATAAACTAAAAGGATTCGCAGAAGAATACTACCATGCCCAAGGGCAGAGTATCCATCACTTAACAATAAAAGAAGAAATTTTATACTCTGTCATAGGGTTTAGGGGATTTTTAGATCTTGGTTCTCGTGAAGTTCTAACTACCTACCCCCAAACAGACGGTATAGCAAAATACATGAATAGAGTTTCAGACGAAAACCTTTACATCATCCAACAATTCGTCGCAAAACACGCCCCAGCCTACGAAAAATCAGGATTCGACGGGCTAAACAGAAGCATGTTTGGAATTGATCAAAAATTCTTCACTCTAATTGATGATATCAAACAGGATTGGAAAAAAATCTTCGAACCTCCGAAGTGGAAGCGTGGAGCGGTTCCTATGACGATTGGTGTTATTGGATTTGGAAGCTTTACAGTGGATATGCCGTTTGCGTATCCAGTTAAAGAATTTCCAAGTGATTTTTTTTCTAATCAACAAGAGTTTATTTCAAGAGCGTTGGAGATTAAAGCTAAGTTGCAAGATTTGACAGAAGTTCTGCCTTCCTTACTTGCCTTGGTTGGAGAGATCAGTGAGGATCTGTTGAAGATAATCCAGGTTCATGTAGAGGAAATGCTCGGTAGCATACAGCGTATGATTGAGGCGATTGGTAGTGCTGCTTTAGATGTTGGGAAGAACCTGGTTAAAGGGTCCTTTACTAATAACTTGTCCCAACATGAGAATATCTTGACGGTAATAGATCTTGCAGTAACGATCGAACAGGAAGGCAGTAATATCCAAAACAGTTACCAAGCAATTATAGACGACACGAATGATTTTGTTGGCGAGTTTGGGGATGCCGCTCATGCACATGGAATGGAGCATGTAGTTAACTCATTAAATCAGGTAGAAGGAAGACGTTACGAAGGATCTGATTTAATTCGTTATAAAAATGCCACAGATGGCAGGACCATTGAGGTCAATCTATCTTCTGCAGTGAGGATTTATCAACTTGGTCTAGATAAATGCATGGAAAAGGAAGAAGCACTCACTTCCTGGAGGAGACTGTATTACACAGAATACGTTGATGATCTGGAATTCAGGAAACAGCGGGTGATGAATGCCATTCACCAAATGGAAGCAAATCCGAGGAATTACAGCCATCTTCTTCCAGTTTCAAGTAGTGATGTGAAAGTAACCAAGATTAATGTTCACGAGTTTATCAGACCGTTAGATCCCATGTTTCAGGATTCTTTTGAGGGAATGTATCATTACCTTCGGGAGGAAATTGAAAAAGCTAAAGCCATGATCAGTCGAGTTAGAAAGTCTATTGAAGAATTGTATGAAGAAGATCAAAGTATTTCGAAATTGTTTGAATTACGGTAA
- a CDS encoding WXG100 family type VII secretion target: MSGIIRVTPAELVGMSTRYRSESSQVGDQINRLDNMIRELESVWEGESSRAFSDQYQSLKPSIIQMQQLLEDISVQLSNTARALEDADTQIASQIRG; encoded by the coding sequence ATGTCAGGAATTATTCGCGTTACCCCTGCAGAGTTAGTTGGAATGTCCACTCGTTACAGAAGTGAAAGCAGCCAGGTTGGAGATCAAATCAACCGTTTAGACAACATGATTCGTGAGCTTGAAAGTGTTTGGGAAGGTGAATCAAGCCGTGCATTCAGTGATCAATACCAATCTTTGAAGCCTTCTATCATTCAAATGCAACAATTGCTAGAGGATATCTCCGTTCAGCTTAGCAACACTGCTAGAGCACTTGAAGATGCCGATACTCAAATTGCAAGCCAGATTCGCGGGTAA
- a CDS encoding EsaB/YukD family protein → MYIEITIDLKNYQRESFDLRLSNYHTVKKVVDIVWQAASPATPPRDGEWVKVVNKHLILSGSDKLVDHGITSGDRLEIL, encoded by the coding sequence GTGTACATAGAAATAACAATCGATCTAAAGAACTACCAAAGGGAATCTTTTGACCTTCGACTATCTAACTATCATACAGTAAAAAAAGTCGTTGATATCGTTTGGCAGGCCGCCTCCCCCGCAACACCTCCAAGGGACGGGGAATGGGTAAAGGTTGTGAACAAACACTTGATACTATCAGGTTCAGACAAGCTTGTAGACCATGGCATTACGTCTGGTGACCGTCTGGAAATTTTATAA
- the essB gene encoding type VII secretion protein EssB — MADQSRTYLEEEIGATLSKEGETIKLVFQKEKIKLEDAAEIRMLQEINPAIHKKIKETEDELTLIYHPPPAFSSFAKMKRKDEKSRWIFASQLIKSVKNHSLSRLHLLICPENMVVDESLTPYFLHYGVMESLPPYEKESEKLWRETKAVIAAAIDGKYTFKEYLKLYQTLDLSPAAKTIMNAKDEEELLTFIRNGIKGLEEKEKHFIRLPEKRWKITKYVTIGLTVLLLPALVLAIYSFLFVQPKQAAYVQSSEHFLKSEYSQVVTTLNGYEAKEMPRVVQYKLATSYIINESLNEDQKDALQNRITLQSDPQYYQYWIHIGRGEAQEALDIARSLEDSEIILYALLKYKEQIRAQDDLSGEEKQNQLEEVQDEIDEYAEAIEALDEEQDDAN; from the coding sequence ATGGCAGATCAAAGTCGAACATATCTGGAAGAAGAAATAGGGGCAACACTTTCCAAAGAAGGTGAAACGATTAAGCTTGTCTTTCAAAAAGAAAAAATCAAATTGGAAGATGCTGCTGAAATTCGGATGCTTCAAGAAATTAACCCAGCCATACATAAAAAAATTAAAGAAACAGAAGACGAGTTAACACTCATCTATCATCCCCCTCCTGCATTTTCATCTTTCGCTAAAATGAAAAGAAAAGATGAGAAAAGCAGATGGATCTTTGCCTCTCAATTAATAAAGAGTGTCAAGAATCACTCTCTTTCAAGACTACATCTTCTTATATGTCCCGAAAATATGGTGGTAGATGAAAGTTTGACCCCCTATTTTCTTCATTATGGCGTGATGGAAAGTCTACCACCCTATGAAAAAGAATCAGAAAAGCTATGGCGGGAAACAAAAGCAGTCATTGCAGCTGCCATTGACGGGAAATACACCTTCAAAGAGTATCTCAAACTTTATCAAACTTTAGACCTATCACCAGCTGCCAAAACCATAATGAATGCCAAGGATGAAGAGGAACTATTAACGTTCATTCGTAACGGGATAAAGGGGCTTGAAGAAAAAGAAAAACACTTTATCCGACTTCCAGAAAAACGATGGAAAATCACCAAATATGTCACCATAGGTCTCACCGTTCTTTTGTTACCAGCACTCGTATTAGCGATTTATTCCTTTCTTTTCGTTCAACCAAAACAGGCAGCATATGTACAAAGTTCCGAACACTTTCTTAAAAGTGAATACAGTCAGGTGGTTACTACATTAAATGGATATGAAGCAAAAGAGATGCCAAGAGTGGTGCAATATAAATTGGCAACTTCCTATATCATCAATGAATCTTTGAATGAAGACCAAAAAGATGCCTTGCAGAACCGCATAACCTTGCAATCCGATCCACAGTACTATCAATATTGGATACACATTGGCCGCGGAGAAGCACAAGAGGCGCTTGATATTGCTAGATCATTGGAGGATTCAGAGATAATTCTGTACGCCTTATTGAAATACAAGGAACAAATTAGAGCACAGGACGACCTCTCTGGTGAAGAGAAACAAAACCAACTAGAAGAAGTTCAAGATGAAATTGACGAATATGCAGAAGCAATTGAAGCGTTAGATGAAGAGCAAGATGATGCAAACTAA
- the essC gene encoding type VII secretion protein EssC has protein sequence MNNFWLFYQNNYQKISIEKGTVTVSSEVEDQLTVRNFPFTDGSLLVDIQNDQFTVKQQSGVIGSGTYSQPFEWKDDKKELKMVLTPSPSQSQTYYIGSREQVVFSKKAGDQGKTITFIRNFSRKWVVNISDENGYLNGHKIDDGTVLEVGDLLLWSFMEIRLIEEDVFEVASHTEYETDLSDIQRPQSEMKKKYPSYRRTPRMVYDLPDEKVSLQFPTQESDDNNKGLWLIIMPPLIMLIVMGVVALVAPRGIFIIISMVMFMTTLITSTVQFFKEKANRKRSEERRRRVYSLYLENKRKELQELAEKQSNVLTFHFPSFERMKYLTGEISDRIWERSLESHDFLQFRLGRGKVPSSYEISINSGDMANREIDDLLEKSQHLEKVYREIDNVPVVADLSKGAIGLIGKESVMKNEIHQIIGQLSFFHSYHDLRFVFIFNEKEYEQWEWVKWLPHFQIPQSFAKGLIYNDQTRDQLLSSIYEMLRERDLMEDKEKVSFSPHIVFIITEQQLIADHVILEYLEGDHKDLGISVIFAADSKESLSDNIETLVRYINTQEGDILIQDKKAVSIPFTLDSHKRDGNEVFSRMLRTLDHQVGMTNSIPNSISFLEMMKVKEVGMLPIQENWLTRESSKSLAVPIGLKGKEDISVLNLHEKAHGPHGLLAGTTGSGKSEFLQTYILSLAIHYHPHEVAFLLIDYKGGGMAQPFEKMPHLLGVITNIEGSKNFSARALASIKSELKRRQRLFDQYKVNHINAYTDLYKQNKAEEPLPHLFLISDEFAELKAEEPEFIRELVSAARIGRSLGVHLILATQKPGGVIDEQIWSNARFKVALKVQDADDSREILKNGDAASITVTGRGYLQVGNNEVYELFQSAWSGAPYLEDTTETEDEVAFVTDLGLVPLSDVSTSKKKKKSAQTEIGAVVEEIHSVQQYMGIRQLNSPWLPPLEARLSRKKYISEEQGFIPLALKDEPEKQSQTVYEYELVEDGNIGIFGSSGYGKSHTILMLLLSMAEKYTPEELHYYIFDFGNGTLLPLRQLPHTADFFLMDEERKIEKFMRILKDEMARRKNLFQQQEVSSIKMFNSLSKEKLPIIFMTIDNFDLIKEEMQDLEMQINQFVRDGQSLGIYMIFTATRVNSIRQSLMNNLKTKIVHYLMDNSEAFTILGRVPYNPEPIPGRAIIKKDEAFFSQVFLPGEGKDDFEILDSIRSDIASIKEKYREYKEPQVVPMLPTDLNVINFAKYTEGKLKKGLVPIGLDEEFVQPVFINYEKYKHCMVVGQAQKGKTNVMKVILNTTIDQGAESIGLFDSFDRSLSNYTEEDNVTYLETKEQIAKWVEEVEQKLLARESDYLKKVQFGDTSMDYPPLFLVIDGYARFIQTVDPMLQDKFARLMKNYSHLGFNMVASGSNNDLSKGYDTLTMEVKQIRQALVLMKKSEQNIFTLPYERNEEEIHPGYGYYVINGKEMKIQIPLCTTERKVFT, from the coding sequence ATGAATAATTTCTGGTTGTTCTATCAAAACAACTACCAAAAGATATCTATAGAAAAAGGTACTGTTACTGTAAGTTCTGAAGTAGAGGATCAGCTTACTGTCCGTAATTTTCCATTTACGGATGGGTCTTTGCTTGTCGATATCCAAAATGACCAATTCACAGTTAAACAACAGTCCGGTGTAATAGGAAGCGGTACATACAGCCAACCCTTTGAGTGGAAAGACGATAAGAAAGAGTTAAAAATGGTGCTTACGCCAAGTCCCTCGCAATCCCAGACCTATTATATAGGTAGCAGAGAGCAAGTAGTTTTTTCTAAAAAAGCTGGCGATCAAGGGAAAACGATTACGTTCATCAGAAACTTTTCAAGAAAATGGGTTGTAAATATTTCTGATGAAAATGGTTATTTGAATGGGCACAAAATAGATGATGGTACCGTCCTAGAAGTTGGAGATTTGCTACTTTGGTCCTTTATGGAGATCCGGTTGATTGAAGAGGATGTCTTCGAGGTTGCAAGCCATACAGAATATGAGACAGACCTTTCTGACATACAGCGACCTCAGTCAGAAATGAAGAAGAAATATCCAAGCTATCGTAGGACACCAAGGATGGTTTATGATCTTCCTGACGAAAAGGTGTCTCTACAATTTCCTACGCAGGAATCAGATGACAATAATAAAGGTCTGTGGCTCATTATCATGCCTCCACTTATTATGTTGATAGTCATGGGAGTGGTAGCGCTCGTTGCACCGAGGGGAATATTCATCATTATTTCAATGGTTATGTTTATGACCACACTTATTACGTCAACCGTTCAATTCTTTAAAGAAAAAGCAAACCGAAAAAGAAGCGAAGAACGGAGAAGAAGAGTTTATTCGCTTTATCTTGAAAATAAGCGAAAAGAGCTGCAAGAATTAGCAGAAAAGCAGAGTAATGTACTCACGTTTCACTTCCCTTCTTTTGAGCGGATGAAATATCTGACAGGAGAGATTTCCGATCGAATATGGGAAAGGTCATTGGAGAGTCATGATTTCTTGCAATTCCGTTTAGGACGAGGAAAAGTCCCTTCCAGTTATGAAATATCCATTAACTCTGGGGATATGGCCAATAGGGAGATTGATGATCTTCTTGAAAAGTCGCAGCATTTGGAAAAAGTATATAGAGAAATCGATAATGTTCCGGTTGTAGCGGATTTATCTAAAGGCGCCATCGGTTTAATCGGGAAAGAATCAGTTATGAAAAATGAAATTCATCAGATAATAGGTCAGCTATCCTTTTTCCACAGCTATCACGATCTTCGATTTGTGTTTATTTTTAATGAGAAAGAATATGAACAATGGGAATGGGTGAAGTGGCTACCACATTTCCAGATACCGCAATCATTTGCTAAGGGTCTCATCTATAATGACCAAACAAGAGATCAATTGCTTTCTTCCATTTATGAAATGCTCAGAGAAAGAGACTTAATGGAAGATAAAGAGAAGGTTTCGTTCTCACCTCATATCGTCTTTATTATTACAGAGCAGCAGTTGATAGCAGATCATGTCATTCTTGAATATCTCGAGGGAGACCATAAAGACCTTGGCATTTCGGTCATTTTCGCTGCGGATTCTAAAGAGAGTTTGTCCGATAACATTGAAACTCTTGTGAGGTATATCAATACCCAAGAGGGAGACATTCTAATCCAAGACAAAAAAGCAGTTTCCATTCCCTTTACATTGGATTCCCATAAAAGAGATGGAAACGAAGTCTTCTCGAGAATGCTTAGAACCCTCGATCATCAGGTGGGTATGACAAACTCCATCCCTAATAGCATATCTTTTTTAGAAATGATGAAAGTAAAAGAAGTTGGGATGCTACCGATACAAGAAAACTGGCTTACAAGAGAGTCTTCTAAATCCTTGGCAGTACCTATCGGGTTAAAAGGTAAAGAAGACATATCTGTACTGAACTTACACGAAAAAGCCCATGGTCCACATGGTCTATTGGCAGGTACAACGGGATCTGGGAAAAGTGAATTCTTGCAGACTTATATTCTATCCCTTGCTATTCACTATCATCCGCATGAAGTAGCTTTCCTGCTCATTGACTACAAAGGTGGAGGAATGGCTCAACCGTTTGAAAAAATGCCCCATTTATTAGGAGTCATTACTAACATTGAAGGAAGTAAGAACTTCAGTGCAAGGGCACTTGCTTCGATTAAAAGTGAGCTGAAAAGGCGTCAGCGATTGTTTGATCAGTACAAGGTCAATCATATTAATGCTTATACAGATCTTTATAAGCAAAATAAAGCGGAAGAACCTTTGCCGCACTTATTCCTTATTTCCGATGAGTTTGCAGAATTGAAAGCGGAAGAACCAGAGTTTATCCGGGAGTTGGTTAGTGCTGCGCGGATAGGAAGAAGTTTAGGTGTTCATCTAATTCTAGCGACCCAGAAACCAGGCGGAGTCATTGATGAACAGATCTGGAGTAACGCTCGTTTTAAAGTGGCGTTAAAAGTGCAAGATGCAGATGACAGCAGAGAGATTCTGAAAAATGGAGATGCTGCTTCCATTACCGTTACAGGCCGGGGGTATCTTCAGGTAGGCAACAATGAAGTATATGAACTATTTCAATCTGCTTGGAGTGGAGCACCTTATCTTGAGGATACAACTGAGACAGAAGATGAGGTAGCATTTGTCACGGACCTTGGACTTGTCCCATTGTCCGATGTATCGACATCTAAAAAGAAAAAGAAAAGTGCTCAAACAGAGATAGGAGCAGTGGTGGAGGAAATCCATTCTGTTCAGCAATATATGGGCATCAGACAACTTAACAGCCCATGGCTCCCTCCTTTAGAGGCAAGACTTTCCCGCAAGAAGTATATTTCCGAGGAGCAAGGTTTCATTCCACTTGCATTAAAGGATGAGCCTGAAAAACAATCGCAAACGGTTTATGAATATGAACTAGTGGAAGATGGGAATATCGGGATATTCGGTTCATCAGGTTATGGTAAGTCACATACCATTCTGATGCTGTTGTTAAGTATGGCAGAGAAATATACACCAGAAGAGTTGCACTATTATATCTTTGATTTCGGTAATGGAACTTTGCTGCCATTGCGTCAGCTTCCACATACAGCAGATTTCTTCTTGATGGATGAAGAACGGAAAATCGAGAAGTTCATGCGTATCTTAAAGGATGAAATGGCTAGACGTAAAAATCTGTTCCAACAGCAAGAGGTAAGTTCCATTAAAATGTTCAATTCTCTGAGTAAAGAAAAATTACCTATCATTTTCATGACGATCGATAATTTTGATCTTATCAAAGAGGAAATGCAAGATCTAGAAATGCAAATTAACCAGTTTGTCCGAGATGGCCAGTCATTGGGAATCTATATGATATTTACAGCCACAAGGGTCAACTCAATCAGACAATCATTGATGAACAACCTGAAAACAAAAATAGTTCACTATCTGATGGATAATAGTGAAGCTTTCACTATATTAGGGAGGGTCCCTTATAATCCTGAACCAATTCCAGGAAGAGCCATCATAAAGAAGGATGAAGCATTCTTCTCGCAAGTCTTCTTGCCTGGTGAAGGGAAAGATGATTTTGAAATACTAGATTCCATTCGAAGTGATATTGCATCTATTAAAGAAAAGTATCGTGAGTACAAGGAACCGCAAGTTGTTCCGATGCTCCCTACTGACCTAAATGTCATCAATTTTGCAAAATATACAGAAGGCAAGCTGAAAAAAGGGCTTGTTCCGATTGGACTGGACGAAGAATTTGTCCAACCTGTATTTATCAACTATGAAAAATATAAACATTGTATGGTGGTAGGACAAGCTCAAAAAGGCAAAACAAATGTCATGAAAGTGATATTAAATACGACGATAGATCAAGGTGCTGAATCTATTGGACTCTTTGATTCATTTGACAGAAGCCTTTCCAATTATACAGAAGAAGACAATGTCACCTACTTAGAAACTAAAGAGCAAATAGCAAAATGGGTGGAAGAAGTGGAGCAGAAGTTGCTTGCTAGAGAAAGTGACTACCTTAAGAAAGTTCAATTTGGAGACACTTCCATGGATTACCCACCATTGTTCCTTGTTATAGATGGGTATGCGAGATTTATTCAGACGGTCGACCCGATGCTGCAAGACAAGTTTGCGAGACTAATGAAAAATTATAGTCACCTAGGATTTAATATGGTTGCCTCAGGCAGTAACAATGATCTGTCAAAAGGCTACGATACACTTACAATGGAAGTAAAGCAGATACGACAAGCACTCGTTCTTATGAAAAAGTCAGAGCAGAATATTTTCACTCTGCCATATGAGAGAAACGAAGAAGAAATTCATCCTGGATACGGTTATTACGTTATCAACGGCAAAGAAATGAAAATTCAGATTCCGCTATGCACTACGGAAAGGAAGGTATTTACATGA